In the genome of Megalops cyprinoides isolate fMegCyp1 chromosome 18, fMegCyp1.pri, whole genome shotgun sequence, the window aaaccggcaacctctcggttacgagccctgctccttcccactatgctacattgccagATGTTAATATAGCACAACACCCACTGTGGCACGGCCTGCCGTATGTTGCATCTGTCCATTTGCCTCTGAGTTGCTCCCCTGTGATATGCATTATCTGTGATAGCAAAGGCATGGCTTAGGCCACTTTGTAACTGGCACGCCCTCTCCCCCCGCACCCCCAGGTCGGTGCTGCAGGCCCTGCACGGGTGCTGCGAGCGCGCAGTGAAGGGCGCGGTCATCCCCGGCTGCGGGCTGGACTGGGTGCAGAACTACTGCGCCCTGGTGGAGTCGGACCGCAACTGCCTGAACGAGTGGGGCGCCATGACGGGGCTGGAGTCGGTGAGGAGGGACGACATGGGGCAGAGGTGAGGGCGACCcacgcccacccccaccccctccggGCCACCCTTTTtgttacaagcactgctcctcactgctacaccacactgctgttccgAGAAGGGGTGGCCTATTGATGGATGTGGTGATTTCACATGCTTTCagtcttccccctcctctctcttgtgctctctccatctcttcacctccctccctacctcccactctctctctgcagctcctcagAAAGGGTGAGTGTGGAGAGGAGGATTAAGGCCCAGCTGAGGGAGATCATGAGGACAGAGGACCTGGAGAACATCACCTCTAAacaggtgagagggtgaggcAGGGAGACCCGAGGGCTGAACCCAGGCAGACAGGGTCGTTTGTCATTTTACAGCTGTAATGACCATTTTTTCACCATTACATTAGtaacatttagcagacgctcttatccagagtgagttacctaggttacagttttttacatgttatctctttattcagctggatatttactgaggcaattctgggttaagcaccttggcCAAAGAGTACAGCATCAGttctccagtggggaatcaaaccagcaacctttcagttacaagccctgctcctaaccGCTATGCGACGCTGCCACCCCTATATGTCTATAGATTATTTTCTACTTTAAATAATGAGGGCATCGCCTTCTGCAGGTGCGTTGCGCCCTGGAGACCAGCATAGGAATGGACATGAAGGACTACAAAGAGTACATCGACAACGAGATGATGGTCACCATGGCGCAGATGGACAAGCCCTCCAAAATATTTGACTACCTTTACCTGGTGAGAGCTCTTTGGTGCGGTGCAATAGGCTGGCACCTGCGAGCAGCATAACAGAGGCTCATGGTGCATTCACACGTCTGCTTTACAAGCTTCAAAGGCATCACGCTGGTTTAAATGAGGGTTTGCGTAATAGATGGGTGTCTTGTGAGGTCTGCTCTGTAAtttcctctttgtgtttttgtttttggattttaaGACACAGACATTTTCCCTGCGTATGTTCAAGTGTATGAAAATCATATAACAACTTTTTCCATGCGCAGGTGTTTCATCTGTGGGTGTTATTGGGTACATCCCCACAATGTGTTAAAAACACAACCATCAGCATTTGTTCTGTCATTGGCTGGCCTGAAGTATATGTTGTCTAAGAAAAACAGTGTTGGAGTTAATCTTGAAATTTTCCAATGTGTTAAATTTGTGCTGTCTCTCAGCATTGGGATTTAATGTTAGACAGCATGTTTAAGAACAAAGTCATTTAGTCCCAAACAGAGCATTTGTATGGTTATGGGGCAGAAAGCCATTTGATCTCAGGTAGAGATCTTGTACGGAGCATGCAGACTGTGCTGCACTGAGGAGCGCTGGAGTCTGAGCACCGAGTCGTGGCTTAATTCAGATTTCATTCGGGTCGTTTCTTGTTACAGGGATCTGAATGGAATGCTGCCAACTTTGAAGAACTTCAGAAAAACAAGTAATACCTCTTGCTGCATTTCTTTCTCGTCGTTCCCTgtcgcatgtgtgtgtgtgtgtgtgtttgtgtgtcagatttgatggtttttttttccctcgttgttgttgttttcttgatTCTTGCTGAGTCATATTGACCGAATATAAGGCACTCCTGATTGCGAAGGTGGCCCTTTTCTCAAagatcagcattttttaaagtgACAAAATTTTTATCACCAAACCAAAAAGATGCTCCTAGTAAACAGTGGGGGGGGGATTAAGTTTTTTGTACGCTCACACAGGAAGCAGTGAAATTGGGCGTGTGTCATCCACAGCCTGCCTGCAGCCATTGGGTTTGTGGCAATATACAGATCCCAGATGAAGATAAGGTCATTTTCACAATCATTGTGGCGCTTCTTTTCACAACTGAAAAGGCAGACTTTTTCAAACTTCATGAACTTGCTTTGATCACGTCAGTGCCCGGGCGCGTTGACATGGGCTTTGTGTTTATGGTGTTGACAGTAACCACTGGCATTGTCGTTTGTAATGCAGCGTGGGCTACATTCTGAACGTCACCATGGAGATCGATAACTTCTTCCCAGAATCTTTCACCTACATGAACATCCGAGTGTACGACGTGGAGGCGACCGACCTCCTCGCTCACTGGAACAACACCTACAACTTCATCAACAAGGCCAGGtaccctaaccccccccccccccccattccacaCCCCAACCAGTCTCACTTCATCAACAAGGCCAGGTACCTTAACCCCCCCCATTCCACACCCCAACCAGAGTCTCACTTCATCAACAAGGCCAGGTACCTTAACCCCCCCATTCCACACCCCAACCAGTCTCACTTCATCAACAAGGCCAGGTACCCTAACCCCCCCCATTACACTTCATCTCACGCAGCTCAGTGGCAGCGCCTCTCTCACAGTTGTCCCCTCAGTGAAGTGTCACCCTGCCCTCCCTTACTTTGCACACTTGCAGATTTCAGACTCAGCAGACCATGGTGATGGTGAGCTTGGCAGTGCGGGCTagtgcagcacagtgcactgcagatTTAGTGCGATAGATCAGTGGGATGATATCGGTGCGATGATGATGCTGCCATGATGATGGTGCGGCCATGATGTCAGTACGATGATGTCAttgtgatgatgtcagtgagatTATGATGCTGCCATGGTGTCAGTGCCATGGTGTCAGTGCTATGATGtcactgtgatgatgtcagtgagatGATGCTGCCATggtgtcagtgcagtgatgtcagtgtGGTAATGATGTCAGTGTGATGATGTAATTGCATTGatgtcagtgcagtgatgtcattgtgatgatgtaatgcGCACGgcttcccccttccctccccccagGCAGAGTGGGCAGGCGGTCCTGGTCCACTGTAAGATGGGGGTGAGCCGCTCGGCCTCCACGGTGGTGGCCTTCGCCATGAAGCAGCAGCACTGGCCGCTGGACTGCGCCCTGGCGTACGTGCGGGAGAGGCGGCCCATCGTGCAGCCCAACGAGGGCTTCATGAAGCAGCTGCACACCTACAGCGGCATCCTGCAGGCCAGGTCAGTGCGCCATCCCTCTGCTCGAGTGCGCCCCCTTCTGGCTCAGTTTGCAGGCGTACGTCGGCGTGCCTGTTGGTTGTTTGTATTAACCTCTGTGTAACTGTCGGCAGGTGTGCATACCTCTGTGCGGTTTTTAAGCATGTGCATGTCCATCTTGTTCTCTCTATGcatttgtctgtatgtgcatgcgtgtgcatctcattctgtgtgtgcatgtgtgtgtgtgtgcgcgtgtgtgtgtgtgcgcgtgtgtgtgtgtgcgtgtgtgtgtgtgcgtgtgtgtgtgtgtgcgtgtgtgtgtgtgcgtgtgtgtgtgtgcgtgtgtgtgcgtgtgtgtgcgtgtgtgcgcgtgcgtgcgcgcgtgtgcgtgggtgcgcgtgtgtgtgcgcgtgcgtttgtgtgtgtgtgcgtgcatgtgtgcgtgcatgtgtggtgcgtgtgtgcatccttttctctctgtgcgGGTCCCTGCGGGTGCCGGTGCCTGTGGGTACGCGTGTATGTCGTTCTCTCTGCGCGGTGTGTGCgaccctcgctctctctctgtgtctcagtcagCAGCGCCACAGCGCCCTCTGGAGGCGGAAGTCACGGGAGATGAGGAAACTGTCCCTCCACCGCAGCGAGGAGGAAGCTGCTGGAAGTGAGGAAGACGAGGAACAAGAAAGCcaggaagatgaggaagaggaagaagaagagggggaggaggatgaCGAGGAAGAGTTAAAAGATGTGAGGTTCAGATTATGTTCCCATGCGTGTGGGTTTAATGCAGTGGTTAATATAGACCAAATTTGGTAATCTCATGTGGAGAGGTCATCAGCGGTATATGCACTCTTTCACACCtcattgcctctctctctctctctgtctctctctgtctctctcgctctctccctccctctccctctctctctctctctctctctgtctctgtctctctctccctctctctctccctcctctctctccctctctctctccctccctctctcgctctctccctctctctctctctccctccctctctctctctctctccctctccctccctccctctctctctccctccctccctcttcctctccctctgcctctccctctccctctccctctctctctctctctctctctctctctctctctctctctctgtctcgggCTCCTGTCCCGTCAGGTGTTCCCAGAGCCTGCCCCTCTGCCTCAGCCCCAGAAGGAttctcacccccccccgcccactaTCCCGGACTCGGCAGGGCCTCCTGTCATCCACATTCAGGACAGTGACAAGGTGGGGCCGGTCTCTCTCACTGCATCCACACTGTACTCCCCTCTCAGTCCCTCCCACTGCACTGATAATGTCTATTGCATTACGACATTCCTTATCTTCAAGGATACTGTCAGTCTGTTTGATGCCTTAAACTGAGCCTCAGGTCACTCATTGTGTGACACAAAACTGCATTCCACTGTGACTTTAAATACGATGCAATaatgaaacactgcagcttGCAACTGCAGGTGTAAGTCGTAGCAAACTGAAAAGTGTCATTCCTTTAAACCTCAAGGGTGAATTGAATTCGAAATCGAAGAGACAGGGTGATATTATGATCTCCTCTGATCTGAAGGTACACTGCAgaataaagtaaatagctaaaGATTTTCAGATGCTTTCTGTGCCACCGTCTGATGCGTGATTCACACACTTCAAAGCCAGGCATTACTTGTAGAAAGACACACTTTGTCATGGTTCACCAGACTCTTTTGTCAAACCTGTATATCTCCTGTAAGACAAAAAGgttaatagaaaaaaatggttgaaaTAAAGCTGAGAAATTTTGCTTTCAAATCACAgtaagtaaaaaataacaataaacatcaacaaaaaatataagggtgcattacaaaaaaaggaaaccgAAACTCTGGTCTTCCAGACTTTCTCTGGTCTATGGTTGGACCTGCCAGCACTTCCTGGACTTCCTGgtcctgctctgtctgtggTTGTAACTCTAAACTGTGTCCCGCTTTCAGGTGTCCCAGAGTCCCAGCCGAAGCGGCAGGATGAACCTCTTCTCCCTCATGCAGTCCATCAGCGAGCTGGacgaggaggagagagagagcgacagagcgCAGGTGAGAGAAGGCGGGAAAAGACTACACTccccagagagaggagaggaaaaccGTTTATGGCAGCACCTGCACGGTAGGTGTTTCTACAGACCTCCTGAGCTTCTCGCTCATGTCTCACCCCTCTGTCCAGGCGGTGGCTGGTCAGCGGAGGTCTCCAGGGCAACGGAGGCGGGGTCAGGCCCAGGGCCGAAAGGGCCTTGTTCACCAGAGAGCCCACGTGGACGTGTCCCCCGAGCCacgcagccaatcagagcgcagaggagtgagagaggaagaaggggcGGGGCAGAGCTTGCTTGGttctggtggaggaggagaggagcagcactGCATGGAGGGAGGGGCTGATGGAGGGGAGGAGGCGGAGCTTCAGGAGAAGAACGGCTGAAAGCCCTGGGAGACACGGGGTGAGACGAGAGGGTGACAGTAGGCAGGAGACACTAAGAACAAGGAGACACATTTTCAGACACATTGCAGGACAAAAACGCTTCAACGAATTCTAAACCTAAAACACACACGGAAGAGCTATGGCAGACACTGATGTAGTGAAATCACAAACGGTGGATCACGTCTGACATTCATTAagttgaaatgttgaaaatctCCATTGGAGAAgtttcagccaatcaggcaAGTGAGCCGGGGTTCAGAATGGGTGATGGTGGCTCGTGATTGGCTGAGATGTCGATGTCATTCAAGGGTAGATATCCACTGTGTAAAGGATGTCAGACGCATAAAACgtctttaaatatttcacttgCCTTCAcccatttattattttgtattttcagaagCACATATAACTTATAGAAGTAGAGGTTTTTACTGTGCAGTGCTTCACATTGCTGTTAAATCAATACTGTAGCTGCACTGAGAGAAACGCACTCCTTACCACAGCAAAGCACTCGcgctgtgtgtatgtatatgaccGTAGTCGGTTGCTCATTGCAGTATTACATTCGGTCACTACGGTTCCTATAGGAGAAGTTCCCACTGTTCCTCGACACCAGCAGATCCTAGTACTACTGTAGTGAATGCTTACTGTACCAGGAAAGATACAGTTTGATATTCGACACCACGtggctctgtttgtgtggaCAGTCCAGGGGCACCAGCACTGTTTGTGACctcagttacacacacactcactgcttcACTGTTCCTGTTATATTCATGAGCAGTGGGCCGAGGATATCGTTTCTCACGGAGTCAGACATGTTAAGTTAtgctatattatatattttaattttacaaacaaTGTAGGCATTTTCAAGTATTATCAGGagtctccctcgctctctctccctctccctctcccccccttgCCCTCCCCCCCTATTTACAAATCCTATGCAATAATACTATTTTAAGCTGTCTTTATTCTGAGAATGTGAAACTCTACGCTGGGAATGAATAGTTATCAGggccatgtgttttttttttttaagtctttcTGCTGTGCAATACAGTCAACAGCACAGGGGATTCTGCCATCTCatgatcatgtttttttgtggagaCATTTTGGTACGTTGATGTTGCATGATTCGTCTCAGTAAGAGCAGTAATACAGCCCTAAAAGAGAGCAGTCAGAGTGCAGTATTTCTTACATAGGGGAGttgtacacagcacacagaatgccattaataacatttacaatCTGGCCATTGTGACCTTTGATCTACAACTGGAGTCCTGTTTCCAGTTGTTAAAGATTCCAAGCACATTTTTGCATAACTACATAATTCTGCACACGGCTAGACTGTGTTGGTGCCTTGGAACTGGACCAAATGGTCATTGTTCTAAAACGCATGGCCCTGATAACGAAGATTATTGATATTACCTTATGTGGTGGTGGTttttcagatttacattttttttttctttcactgtgcCTTGCTGGGAATTCGTGTATTTTCGTATGTGTGCcgatgtgtatgtatgcacgtGTATACTtcctcattttttaatgaatgttttggATGCATTTATCTGCGTGTCAGAGCATGAATCTctatgtggtgtgtgtgtacatgcgtgtgtgtgtgtgtgtgtgtgtgtgtgtgagagagagagagagagaattgcaCCATTCCAAGTTTTGGACTTCAGTAGGTGTCCGTTGaagtcaaagtaaaaaaaaaaaaaaaaaccaaagctgGATCCCATCTTGTCTGTATTGCAAAGTGTCCTGGATGTAATGTGTGAGTCATGTACTGTGCTAAGCTTTTCTGTACTTCGTCGTACTGAATCGATCAATGTCTCTATGCATTGCCTTGGTTCTGGTAAAGTGTTAACCGTATCTATACCTTGGCTGtttacatatgtataaataaatgaatatattgaaattataacATCCACCCCATACTAATGatgcaccacacacagaaaacacagtccCCTACAGCTCACTTTGAGTTTGTCTGTCATACTTCCATGATATTACAGTTCTGTCTGGATTTACATTATAGTGGCCACAAGTTTTGTTGGAGCATCAGACAGAATTAGTAtagtgacactttttttttttggggggggggggggggggggtcatgagGAGTTTTGTAGGATGGACTCCTGATTGGCTCAGCTGGTGAGGCACTCATCTCAAGAGGTTGAGATCCATATTTCTTTCCTGTTATACCAGTTCTCATTTGTACAGAATGAGTAAGTCTCTTATGCAGGCAGTCGGGTGGATTTCCTCCTCCAGTCATAGTGGAGAGCCCACCCTTTCACAGCACCCTCACTGTGACAAGGCTCGTCTATGTAATTTACTGATGTGCTGCAGGTTAAGCGGCAGTCCTGCACCtgagaatcaaactggcaaccttggGTCACAAACATAGCTCCTCAACCACTACACTATTCAAAGATGGGGCCTATTCCGCAACCACATGCATGTAACATTATCAGTAGAGAGTTGTGGGAGCTGTCTGGCTGCATTCCGGAATGAAccaatattaacaaaataatcaaacacATGCAGTGACTGAAGTAGGCGGCCATTGCTCTCTCGTATTTTATTAATCTAAGCTTGTGTCTGAGGGAGGATAGCAGCACGACAAGAGCCACTTGCTGTGTGGCCGTACTGCGTTTCCTGCATCTCCTGACCTTGCTAAATGTGACATACGCAGAAATTTCCTCTGCGCTGTGCTTCACCACATTTTAGTTTACGTGTGGTGAATGTGGTTGTTCCTACCAGCATGCAAAGAGAAGCCACTCGTGTATTCAGACAGAAAGTATGTGGACTAGACAGACCAAATGACACAGATGTCTTTACTGTTCTCTGTTCCTCAAAAGCAGTTCTGCTCCTGGAAGGTTGAATGAGCTGCTTAGCTGAGCCTCATctttcagaaaaatgtgtgaaagaCTCTGGAGAAATGTCACTGTTTAGTCAACACTGACCTAATACCGCTTCTGTAAACTCTTCCCACAAACCCGCACACTTTgctcgtgcacacacatacacacagacacacacactgctcagacacacgcatacacacacactgctcagacacacgcatacacacacacacacgcacacacacacactgctcagacacacgcatacacacacacacacacacacatacacacagacacacacacactgctcagacacacgcatacacacacacacacacactgctcagacacacgcatacacacacacacatacacacagacacacacactgctcagacacacgcatacacacacacacacacacacactgctcagacacacgcgcgcacacagacagacagagatacacacgcgcacacacacacacacacacacacacacaccacgcctCCAACGCCATTACCGATCCATGCAACAGTGTAAATACAACTCAGAGCAAAGGGCAAACGTGCTACTTCACATGCAAAGCCATTTACTACttgagaaagaaaatatattttttaatggaatttattttcattaattacaaTGACAGTTGAAATGGACCACAGGAGGACTGATGTGGTTATCTTCACAGATACTGCCAtctttgtcttttgtcttttggCCATTTATCAGTGATACTGCAACTGTTGCATGCTGAATAGAAGCTCATCTTTAATTTTACACAGGAGTGATATGgcggggagaaaaaaaaaattaaggctGTTTTCAAAAAGATTCCGCTTCATCACAAAGCTAAGCTTCCATTCATTTAAGACACCAAAAATACTGTTCTGGTGTTTCATTTCTAAAGGCCTCCTCTGCAAATCTTTCAGATATAAGGCTCTCCCTTTTTATAATCAAATCTGTCTGCTTAATATGTTTAGTGCTGTTCCCTTGAGGAAAACTGAACAATCTACTGTCTATCCGGTCTGCCAACTTCCTGGCTTAAGGACTTCAATTTAGCATGTACTGAGGACAAATTCCACCAGGGGTCGCCAGACCCAAAGGCTTTCCTGAGTAAACCTGAATGCATGCAAACCACACATGAAATTCTGGGAAACAGAAACAAGCACCCCTCACTCTGCAAATTATGTTTAATGTGAATCCAACCTGACCCAAACTGAAAACACATaaagtattaaaaaagaaaaacagaacaggcgTAAATGTAAGAATCTCCATTGTCATCCCAGGACCGTTCACGGGTATTTCTGTGGGTAAAACAGATGACTGATCACTGTGTAAAGAAGTGAGTTTCGAACAATATAAAAATTcagtgtccaaaaaaaaaaaaaaaaaaacaacaaaaaaagagcaatCGATGTGAAGTGTGTGGTGGATCCCACATGATTATAAGTGCGAAAAAATACCTACTCTACTCATCTCACCTTTATTTGGCAACCATTATTAATTGGCTAATGATGTATTTATGATGGAGGCAAATGAGAAAGGGTTGAGTTTGTAGCCTGAACCACTGTAGAACTTGTTCTGAAATTCCACCCTgagaaagagaataaaaaaaaaaacattcatgtaatattcatgagggaagaaaaacatttaaaaaggcataAACAGAACCATTGTAagcttctgctgtgctgttcctcATTGAGAGCATTCATCAATAATAAGCCGTGGGGGACAGGGTCCTGGGTTCAAATGCCAGGGAGAGCACTAATACCCTGGAGGCTGGTGCCACACCTAAACCCCACGGCACTCGGGTCAGGTCCTGTGCCCTAAACGCCCCCTCCGCCCCGCGGTGATAACAGCGCCGGCCCGTGCGCGCTCTCACCAGTGCAGACGGAGGGCGTGCAGGAAGGCCGACAGTCCCTCCATGACCAGCAGGATGGAGACCGTCAGCACGGCGAAGACGGAGAAGATCACGGCCAGCACCACCGAGCCCACGTAGCCTTGCCAGGAGAAGGAGctcctcatcaccatcacccACAGCACCTCCGACAgctctgcaaaaaaaacagcagcagcagcaggctcaCGCAAAGTCTGcaccaggcagagagagagaaatcacatttacactgcattacattattaccatttagcagacactcttatccagagcatttTTTGCATGCAACTGTAGCATTAAAGAATACTACAACAAATCAATTCTTGGTTATAAAGTTCCTTGGCAAATACCAGGCGAATAGTGTACCATAACATAATGCTCTATACAGAGAGCCAATCCATATATGccgtgagacagacagaggagggggccGCTGAGGACTCCGTGTTGCTATGGTGACTCACGAGCATGCGCGAGGCTGAGGGCCCATAGCCGCAGGTAGGAGGCGGTGTTGGAGATGCAGCCCAGGCAGTACTCTATGGTGTGGATGGCCTGGTGCATGAACACCTCCGACATGTCAAactcctgcagcacagtgagagagagcgcgagagaaCATACAGGGTGGCACGTATGTgagagaggatgagaaagaggtgagataagtgtgtgtgtgtgtgagagagagcgagcgagggagggggagagagagagagagaaaaggaacgagagagagagagagagaaagtttaaaggttaatttctcttttttatgcaGAGTTCTTCAAGCATTTCACAGACAGGAACCCATGAACAGGCCTCTTTCACTCCACTTCTCCCTCCTatctctcacctcctcctccctctgttccccttCCTCGACATCACCCAGAAGAGCGTTGATGGAGCCATTttctgccagcagagggcgccgCGAACCCTGGCAGAAATATTGTTACgaaaatatgaattatgtgAAGTCCTCGGAAAATAAT includes:
- the si:ch211-203d1.3 gene encoding protein phosphatase Slingshot homolog 3, producing MALLTLHRSPSVSTTPDESIPRRGRLQKRESFALVKGVVLLLEEGERPAEDTTPPLYRQLPLGGGSSDTQHRHLHAMVSMLRPEDTLKLAVRLESVSPVRVRYLLIISTLCNKHESILLGMDFPSKDSDQCTIGLVLPVWSDTQVYLDGDGGFSVTSAGNTKIFKPVSIQTMWSVLQALHGCCERAVKGAVIPGCGLDWVQNYCALVESDRNCLNEWGAMTGLESVRRDDMGQSSSERVSVERRIKAQLREIMRTEDLENITSKQVRCALETSIGMDMKDYKEYIDNEMMVTMAQMDKPSKIFDYLYLGSEWNAANFEELQKNNVGYILNVTMEIDNFFPESFTYMNIRVYDVEATDLLAHWNNTYNFINKARQSGQAVLVHCKMGVSRSASTVVAFAMKQQHWPLDCALAYVRERRPIVQPNEGFMKQLHTYSGILQASQQRHSALWRRKSREMRKLSLHRSEEEAAGSEEDEEQESQEDEEEEEEEGEEDDEEELKDVFPEPAPLPQPQKDSHPPPPTIPDSAGPPVIHIQDSDKVSQSPSRSGRMNLFSLMQSISELDEEERESDRAQAVAGQRRSPGQRRRGQAQGRKGLVHQRAHVDVSPEPRSQSERRGVREEEGAGQSLLGSGGGGEEQHCMEGGADGGEEAELQEKNG